The Anastrepha ludens isolate Willacy chromosome 2, idAnaLude1.1, whole genome shotgun sequence genome contains a region encoding:
- the LOC128864278 gene encoding uncharacterized protein LOC128864278 — protein sequence MGTGAKNYQPPEWITAEFLQDVLKEYFKDNTLEVHELVVKSALNGEKGSGYASEMHRATFNLARKDGNGRFSVIVKDHPKGYTGVVAHKSKLFKREILAYKEILPRVEELLASIGDKTKIAPACYYTTETPEPFLVLEDMQLTGFENFERCRLLNLDYTLPTIEKLAKLHACSAVIAKETPEVLEFFQEAPISRNPERKDFLSFFPVNIRCVAEELTHWKGYEEITEKMFTLAQNVLQNAVEMYESHDQGFRVLNMADLWIDNLMFHVNNDTKESDDVVMLDFQLSYYGSPAMDLNYFLFGSLNENVRKVHFKFIVREYHRILKETLEKLHYSGEIPTLKDINIALIQNSLQGVIAATCLTPLIFMESTGDEKLENLTSRTEEGDQMRRQNAENPKYRAFLQRTVKEFELCGFLDA from the exons ATGGGAACAGGCGCCAAGAATTACCAGCCACCAGAATGGATTACAGCCGAATTTCTGCAGGACGTGCTGAAGGAGTACTTCAAAGATAACACGTTGGAAGTGCACGAGTTGGTGGTGAAGAGTGCATTAAATGGTGAGAAAGGTAGCGGCTATGCCAGCGAAATGCACCGTGCCACTTTCAACTTGGCACGGAAGGACGGCAACGGCCGCTTTTCGGTGATCGTCAAA GATCACCCAAAGGGCTACACTGGTGTTGTTGCGCACAAGAGTAAACTGTTCAAACGTGAAATATTGGCGTATAAAGAAATACTTCCCCGCGTGGAGGAATTGCTGGCTTCTATTGGTGATAAAACCAAAATTGCGCCCGCCTGTTACTACACCACCGAGACACCTGAGCCGTTCCTTGTACTTGAGGATATGCAACTAACGGGTTTTGAGAACTTTGAAAGGTGCCGTTTGCTCAATCTAGACTACACTTTGCCAACCATTGAAAAGCTAGCCAAGCTGCATGCTTGTTCTGCAGTTATAGCGAAAGAGACACCCGAGGTTTTAGAGTTCTTCCAAGAAGCACCAATTTCCAGAAATCCAGAACGCAAGGATTTTCTTAGCTTCTTTCCGGTGAATATACGCTGTGTTGCCGAAGAGTTGACCCATTGGAAGGGTTATGAAGAGatcactgaaaaaatgtttacattggCTCAAAACGTGCTTCAAAATGCTGTGGAAATGTATGAATCGCACGACCAAGGCTTCCGTGTGCTCAATATGGCCGATTTGTGGATCGACAATCTGATGTTCCATGTCAACAATGACACGAAAGAGTCCGATGATGTGGTTATG TTGGATTTCCAATTATCATATTACGGTTCGCCGGCCATGGATCTGAATTACTTCCTTTTCGGTTCGCTAAACGAAAATGTACGGAAGGTGCATTTCAAATTCATAGTGCGTGAATATCATCGTATTTTGAAGGAAACACTCGAGAAGCTGCATTACAGCGGGGAAATACCTACGCTGAAGGACATAAACATTGCGCTTATACAGAATAGCCTGCAAG GTGTTATCGCCGCCACATGTCTCACCCCACTAATATTTATGGAATCGACAGGAGATGAAAAATTGGAGAACCTCACCTCACGAACTGAAGAAGGCGATCAGATGCGACGCCAGAATGCTGAAAATCCCAAATATCGCGCATTCCTGCAACGTACAGTGAAGGAGTTTGAGCTGTGTGGCTTTTTAGATGCATGA
- the LOC128856587 gene encoding uncharacterized protein LOC128856587, with amino-acid sequence MSATDISIMSSTENLPKLSKEVFSAPVAQSPTADFEQSDAPAWLTKDYLERCLRAYHEDSQLKILRWHVRPALGKGENYAGVLTRIRADYQTAVGTVATGHYVVKTSFESDEFARKTMEPYDIFNREISVYEQVLPKLNALLREIGDHEQIFAETMAVDRARSALIFEDLNVREFTMPNRVDGLNMQLSKIVLRKLAKMHATSAVLNERESGCLETYDRGFFNRHTDNYMPGFEGFLMACSRRVAQWEGYEYYAKKLVNLRAKYAELGKQVFDVVPGHVNVLAHGDLWTNNVMVNYDKKTGEPLDAIIIDFQYAAWGSPALDLDYFLNTSLEEHMHLHQQDELIRCYYETFSDTLLKLNYQAKIPSLHKFHLQLEEKAFYAFHSTCVIMAIQRNEDTTDADFNAIMQDDARALRFKDTCFKSLHVQRIIKQLLPVYERRGLLETEQ; translated from the exons ATGTCGGCGACTGATATAAGCATTATGAGCTCCACTGAAAATTTGCCGAAGTTGTCGAAGGAAGTCTTCAGTGCTCCCGTTGCTCAATCGCCCACCGCAGACTTCGAGCAATCAGATGCGCCTGCTTGGCTGACAAAAGACTACCTCGAGCGTTGTTTGCGTGCCTATCACGAAGATAGCCAATTAAAGATACTCAGATGGCATGTGCGGCCAGCACTGGGAAAAGGTGAAAATTATGCAGGCGTTTTGACGCGCATACGCGCCGATTATCAAACAGCCGTGGGCACCGTTGCTACTGGCCATTACGTCGTTAAAACATCCTTTGAGTCTGATGAGTTTGCGCGCAAAACGATGGAGCCGTACGACATTTTCAATCGCGAAATATCGGTCTACGAACAGGTATTACCGAAGCTAAATGCATTGTTGCGTGAGATCGGTGACCACGAACAGATCTTCGCCGAGACGATGGCGGTTGATCGTGCACGTTCGGCACTCATTTTCGAAGACCTAAATGTGCGCGAATTCACAATGCCCAATCGGGTGGATGGTTTGAATATGCAGCTGTCTAAAATCGTGCTACGCAAATTAGCCAAAATGCACGCTACGTCTGCGGTATTGAATGAGCGCGAAAGTGGTTGCCTTGAAACTTATGATCGTGGTTTCTTCAATCGACATACAGACAATTATATGCCCGGTTTTGAAGGGTTTTTGATGGCTTGCAGTCGTCGTGTAGCCCAGTGGGAGGGCTACGAGTATTACGCGAAGAAGCTGGTGAATTTGAGGGCTAAATATGCCGAATTGGGCAAGCAGGTGTTTGACGTTGTACCAGGACATGTGAACGTGTTGGCGCATGGTGATCTCTGGACAAATAACGTCATGGTGAACTACGATAAAAAGACTGGCGAGCCACTAGATGCGATCATCATTGACTTCCAGTATGCAGCTTGGGGCTCTCCTGCATTGGATCTGGACTACTTCCTTAATACCTCGTTGGAGGAGCATATGCACTTGCACCAGCAAGATGAGCTCATACGATGCTACTATGAAACCTTTTCGGACACTTTGCTCAAATTGAACTATCAAGCTAAAATTCCCAGTTTGCACAAGTTCCATTTGCAGCTGGAGGAAAAGGCGTTTTACG CTTTTCATTCAACCTGCGTTATTATGGCGATTCAACGCAACGAGGACACCACAGATGCAGACTTCAACGCAATAATGCAGGACGACGCGCGCGCGCTTCGCTTCAAGGACACCTGCTTTAAGAGCCTTCATGTTCAGCGGATAATCAAACAGCTATTGCCGGTATATGAGCGACGTGGCTTACTGGAAACGGAACAGTAG